One genomic window of Halanaerobium saccharolyticum subsp. saccharolyticum DSM 6643 includes the following:
- a CDS encoding patatin-like phospholipase family protein, with protein sequence MYGLVLEGGGAKGAYHIGALKALEELNVEIEAVAGTSVGAMNGAMFVQNKLDIAYDYWYNISTSKVLDIEDKYLSEILSLSINQDNISYFIKKAKEVLQNRGLDNSFLKEILKNNIDEEKLRNSEIDFAIVTLSLSDLKPLELFIDDIPQGKVIDYIMASSYLPAFKMQRIDGKILVDGGFYDNLPLNTLLNKGYKKIIAIRTYGLGNIEKQIDDDKEMIFINPSQELGRMLNFDQENARKNIKMGYYDTMKYFKNLDGNKYYLNIKKDEGFFINYLLNLDKKTIKRLLKQLSLAEEPYLRSFFENSIPKLVNLLEIDYQSNYTVIVTRLLEELAAYLKIDRYKIYTFEELLRLVRENYQKKDKDLTRKLPAFIKTSSLLPKQLKEDLILEIAEKLFI encoded by the coding sequence ATGTATGGATTAGTACTTGAAGGTGGAGGAGCTAAGGGCGCCTATCATATTGGAGCCTTAAAAGCTTTAGAAGAATTAAATGTTGAAATAGAAGCTGTGGCAGGTACTTCTGTTGGGGCAATGAATGGTGCCATGTTTGTGCAAAACAAACTTGATATTGCCTATGATTACTGGTATAACATTTCTACTTCTAAAGTGCTAGATATTGAAGATAAGTATCTATCTGAAATTTTAAGTTTAAGTATTAATCAGGATAATATTTCTTATTTTATTAAAAAAGCTAAAGAGGTTCTACAAAATCGAGGTTTAGATAATTCTTTTCTAAAGGAAATTTTAAAAAATAATATTGATGAAGAAAAATTAAGGAATTCTGAGATAGATTTTGCTATTGTTACTTTATCATTAAGTGATTTAAAACCATTAGAATTATTCATTGATGATATCCCTCAGGGAAAAGTTATCGATTATATTATGGCTAGTTCCTATTTGCCCGCTTTTAAAATGCAGCGAATAGATGGTAAAATTTTAGTTGATGGTGGTTTTTATGATAATTTACCATTAAATACTCTTTTGAATAAAGGTTATAAAAAAATTATTGCAATTAGAACTTATGGCTTAGGAAATATAGAAAAGCAGATTGATGATGATAAAGAAATGATTTTTATTAATCCCAGCCAAGAATTAGGAAGAATGCTTAATTTTGATCAAGAAAATGCTCGGAAAAATATTAAGATGGGTTATTATGATACAATGAAATATTTCAAAAATTTGGATGGGAATAAATATTACTTGAATATAAAAAAAGATGAAGGTTTTTTTATTAATTATTTATTAAATCTTGATAAAAAAACTATAAAAAGATTATTAAAACAACTTTCACTTGCTGAAGAACCATATCTTCGTTCTTTTTTTGAAAATTCAATTCCGAAATTAGTTAATTTATTAGAAATTGATTATCAATCAAATTATACAGTAATTGTAACTAGATTGTTAGAAGAATTAGCAGCTTATTTAAAAATTGATAGATATAAGATTTATACTTTTGAAGAATTATTAAGGCTTGTTAGAGAAAACTATCAGAAAAAAGACAAGGATTTAACTAGGAAGCTTCCAGCGTTTATTAAAACGAGTAGTTTGCTGCCTAAACAGTTAAAAGAAGATTTAATTTTGGAAATTGCTGAGAAATTATTTATCTAA
- a CDS encoding aldose epimerase family protein has product MSEISISKKKFGKLEDGRTADLYTLENENGMRVEITNYGGVIVRLFVPDRDGNLEDIVLGYDKLEQYFDDPNYFGALIGRYGNRIAEGKFEIEDNSYQLDINEEPAGHPCCLHGGKEGFNSQLWTTKETVLDGEKGLKLTYLSQDKESGFPGNLKVAVYYTLSEDNKLRVEYRAETDQSTVVNLTQHSYFNLKGHGEGNIEDHLLYINADYFTPVNEGMIPTGEIKAVEDTPFDFTVIGELGKEIDVDTEQLNITGGYDHNWILNKEDNDLELAARVIEIQSGRQLEVWTTEPGIQFYSGNGISTSETAKDNKKYRKRGGLCLETQHFPDSPNHKNFPTTILRPGEKYRTITEFYFDLI; this is encoded by the coding sequence ATGAGTGAAATAAGTATCAGCAAAAAAAAGTTTGGGAAACTAGAAGATGGTCGAACTGCTGATTTATATACTTTAGAAAATGAGAATGGGATGAGGGTAGAAATAACAAATTATGGTGGAGTTATTGTCAGGCTTTTTGTTCCGGATCGGGATGGAAATTTAGAGGATATAGTTTTAGGTTATGATAAGTTAGAACAATATTTTGATGATCCCAATTATTTTGGAGCCTTGATCGGTCGTTATGGGAATAGAATTGCAGAAGGTAAATTTGAAATTGAAGATAATTCATATCAGTTGGATATTAATGAAGAACCTGCTGGCCATCCCTGTTGTCTGCACGGAGGAAAAGAGGGCTTTAATTCTCAATTGTGGACGACAAAGGAAACAGTACTTGATGGCGAAAAAGGACTTAAATTAACTTATTTAAGCCAAGATAAAGAAAGTGGTTTTCCAGGTAATTTAAAAGTAGCTGTTTACTATACTCTAAGTGAGGATAATAAATTGAGAGTAGAATATAGAGCTGAAACAGATCAGAGCACCGTAGTTAATTTAACCCAACACAGCTACTTTAATTTGAAAGGGCATGGGGAAGGTAATATAGAAGATCATCTATTATACATCAATGCAGACTACTTTACTCCAGTCAATGAAGGAATGATACCTACCGGTGAAATTAAAGCTGTAGAGGATACTCCCTTTGATTTTACTGTAATTGGAGAACTTGGAAAAGAAATTGATGTAGATACTGAACAGTTAAATATTACAGGCGGTTATGATCATAATTGGATATTAAATAAAGAAGATAATGATTTAGAACTTGCAGCTAGAGTAATAGAAATTCAGAGTGGAAGACAATTGGAAGTCTGGACCACAGAGCCAGGGATTCAATTCTATTCTGGTAATGGAATTTCTACAAGTGAAACTGCTAAAGATAACAAAAAATATAGAAAAAGGGGTGGGTTATGTTTAGAAACTCAACATTTTCCCGATTCTCCAAATCATAAAAATTTTCCAACAACTATTTTAAGACCAGGGGAAAAATACAGAACAATAACTGAATTTTACTTTGACTTAATTTAA
- the udk gene encoding uridine kinase, with amino-acid sequence MSSLLIGIAGGTASGKTTLAKILKDSFQDKVTILKHDYYYYDRSHFKVADHKINFDHPDSFETDLLIKQLKELKIGKAIERPVYSYKTNERLDKTKKVKPAPIIIVEGILLFHYEKLKELFDLKIYVDTDADIRLLRRISRDIKERDRTFESVKSQYLRTVKPMHQKYVEPSKYQADIIIPHGGLNEIANDLIIKKIKDHLRQI; translated from the coding sequence ATGAGTTCACTTTTAATTGGAATAGCAGGAGGAACTGCTTCTGGGAAAACAACACTTGCCAAAATATTAAAAGATTCTTTTCAAGATAAAGTTACAATTTTAAAACACGATTATTATTATTATGATAGAAGTCATTTTAAGGTAGCAGATCACAAAATTAATTTTGACCATCCAGATTCTTTTGAAACTGATTTATTAATTAAGCAGCTCAAAGAGTTAAAAATCGGAAAGGCTATAGAGAGACCGGTTTATTCCTATAAAACTAATGAACGTTTAGATAAGACTAAAAAAGTTAAACCAGCACCAATAATCATAGTTGAAGGTATTTTGCTTTTTCATTATGAGAAGCTAAAAGAGCTGTTTGATTTAAAAATATATGTTGATACTGATGCAGATATTAGATTGTTGAGAAGAATTAGCAGAGATATTAAAGAGCGAGATAGAACTTTTGAATCTGTTAAAAGTCAATATTTAAGAACAGTAAAACCAATGCATCAAAAATATGTTGAGCCAAGTAAGTATCAGGCGGATATTATTATTCCACATGGAGGATTAAATGAAATAGCAAATGATTTAATTATTAAGAAAATCAAAGATCATTTAAGACAAATTTAA